The Juglans regia cultivar Chandler chromosome 2, Walnut 2.0, whole genome shotgun sequence genome includes a window with the following:
- the LOC108994161 gene encoding transcription factor TCP17: protein MITKSRDKDVQAKQESPTDYRKCTSSRQWSGSRNPRIVRVSRSFGGKDRHSKVCTIRGLRDRRIRLSVPTAIQLYDLQERLGLSQPSKAIDWLLDATKHDIDQLPPLPIHQGFGQFHEQFSHEPNTSDQYSSVISSFDANAAFIKEVADKGKWVKTNEEDQIQYGIGGQNPAQKLFPTLNHSYSSSLPGLQNNAMAYNSYYNSEPSALSLSQFGSHGLSPSHIDHHSLTSNAIPVQLSSGSQYFFYPSSTTLPAVFTPYPSYFSTLIESDPRQINHIQLSSSSSQHVLPHHPGLIPSLHSVGSPLKSFAANDQNPKLIPQSHPNNDQNKLEQS, encoded by the coding sequence ATGATCACAAAATCAAGAGACAAAGATGTTCAAGCTAAGCAAGAAAGCCCAACCGATTACAGAAAGTGTACTTCATCAAGGCAATGGTCAGGATCTAGAAATCCAAGGATTGTACGTGTCTCTCGTTCTTTTGGAGGAAAAGACAGGCACAGCAAGGTTTGCACCATAAGGGGATTGAGGGACAGAAGAATTAGGCTTTCAGTGCCCACAGCAATTCAGTTGTACGATCTACAGGAAAGGCTGGGGCTTAGTCAGCCTAGCAAAGCCATAGATTGGTTGCTTGATGCCACTAAACATGATATTGATCAACTTCCACCACTACCAATTCATCAGGGATTTGGTCAATTCCATGAACAATTCTCCCATGAACCAAACACATCTGATCAGTACTCTTCTGTCATTTCTTCATTCGATGCAAATGCTGCATTTATAAAGGAAGTTGCTGATAAAGGAAAGTGGGtcaaaacaaatgaagaagatCAGATTCAGTATGGAATTGGAGGACAAAATCCAGCTCAAAAGCTTTTCCCTACGCTAAATCATTCCTATTCCTCTTCCTTACCAGGATTGCAAAACAATGCCATGGCCTACAATTCTTACTATAATTCTGAGCCTTCTGCTTTATCTTTATCTCAGTTTGGAAGCCATGGATTATCTCCATCACATATAGATCATCATTCCCTTACAAGCAATGCCATACCAGTACAGCTTTCATCTGggtctcaatattttttctatccATCTTCAACAACATTACCAGCAGTTTTTACTCCATATCCTTCCTATTTTTCGACCCTAATAGAGAGTGACCCAAGACAGATCAACCATATCCAATTGTCGAGCTCAAGTTCACAGCATGTTCTACCTCATCATCCTGGCCTCATTCCATCTCTTCATTCAGTTGGATCGCCTTTGAAGTCCTTTGCAGCAAATGATCAGAATCCCAAGCTAATTCCTCAATCACATCCCAACAATGATCAGAACAAACTGGAGCAATCATAA